The following proteins come from a genomic window of Populus nigra chromosome 6, ddPopNigr1.1, whole genome shotgun sequence:
- the LOC133696309 gene encoding uncharacterized protein LOC133696309 encodes MACKCPLRAPAYSASITTKLSPSILFTFHLSPSKRHRLTTFSLHNSNSLSSPISSRRRPISGVRIQKSKNAIVCSASNQKKRQSLNFKTLFGKKYLWRRILFASRKVRSIILLNVITVVYASNIPVVKEIEAVMDPATFTVVRFVVSAIPFLPFALQSWDDARIRNAGIELGFWVSLGYLTQALGLLTSDAGRASFISMFTVIVVPLLDGMLGAIVPAHTWFGALMSIVGVAMLESSGSPPSIGDLLNFLSAVFFGVHMLRTEHISRSTDKKNFLPILGFEVCVIAISSTIWYFLGSWFGDVQTCDPSSWTWEIVWHWLAVFPWIPALYTGIFSTGLCLWIEMTAMRDVSATETAIIYGLEPVWGAGFAWFLLGERWGATGWIGAALVLGGSLMVQICGSSSSSSVSGKDEVRSEKVDHLLVSDKQNDFSTSPVRVISQKDVPKILKK; translated from the exons ATGGCTTGTAAATGTCCATTAAGAGCTCCTGCCTACTCTGCATCTATCACCACTAAGCTCTCTCCTTCAATTTTGTTCACATTTCATTTATCTCCTTCTAAACGACACCGTCTCACCACCTTCTCTTTGCACAATAGCAATTCCTTATCCTCTCCTATTTCTTCTCGTCGCAGACCTATTTCAGGTGTTAGAATACAGAAATCAAAGAATGCGATAGTCTGCTCTGCCTCGAATCAGAAGAAGAGACAAAGCTTAAATTTTAAGACATTGTTTGGGAAGAAATATTTGTGGCGGAGGATACTTTTCGCGTCCAGGAAAGTCAGGTCCATCATTTTACTCAATGTCATCACCGTTGTCTATG CGAGTAATATTCCAGTTGTGAAAGAAATTGAAGCAGTAATGGATCCAGCAACTTTCACTGTTGTGAGATTTGTTGTCTCTGCCATACCATTCTTGCCATTTGCTTTGCAATCATGGGATGATGCTCGAATCCGTAATGCCGGGATAgagttagggttttgggttagTCTAGGGTACCTAACGCAGGCACTTGGTCTGCTCACATCAGATGCTGGTCGTGCATCATTTATATCCATGTTCACT GTAATTGTGGTTCCTTTGCTTGATGGTATGCTAGGAGCAATAGTTCCTGCACATACCTGGTTTGGAGCTCTCATGTCCATTGTAGGGGTTGCAATGCTGGAATCCAGTGGGTCCCCTCCCAGT ATTGGTGATCTCTTGAACTTCTTAAGCGCGGTGTTTTTTGGCGTGCATATGCTTAGAACAGAACATATATCAAGAAGCACAGATAAAAAGAACTTCTTACCTATTCTTGGATTTGAG GTATGTGTTATTGctatctcctcaacaatatggTATTTCCTTGGAAGCTGGTTTGGTGATGTCCAAACTTGTGATCCATCATCATGGACATGGGAAATTGTTTGGCATTGGTTGGCTGTTTTCCCATGGATACCTGCACTTTACACCGGCATATTCTCAACAGGGCTATGCTTATGGATAGAG ATGACTGCTATGCGAGATGTTTCAGCAACAGAAACTGCAATAATTTATGGTTTGGAGCCAGTCTGGGGTGCGGGATTTGCATGGTTTCTTCTCGGTGAAAGGTGGGGTGCCACTGGTTGGATTGGGGCTGCTCTTGTACTTG GTGGAAGCTTGATGGTGCAAATATGtggatcatcatcatcttctagtGTATCTGGCAAAGATGAAGTGAGAAGTGAGAAGGTGGATCACCTCCTGGTTTCGGATAAGCAAAATGATTTCTCTACCTCACCGGTTAGGGTCATTTCCCAAAAAGATGttcctaaaatattaaaaaagtaa
- the LOC133696583 gene encoding uncharacterized protein LOC133696583 yields the protein MSHQTTFNPSKTLEGVHGIHVVPHSPFALKEINQQGDFSQSTCESSGNGLNQLLLMQRVWQQRPGCLRPIQGCIHGDQHLAETVANVITSLPFIALGIQAPRKNLNTKLYANSLIGVGVASSLYHSSRGKLRKYLRWFDYTMIATATVCLSRALRNENPKFLMAASAALLPIQPLMVSAIHTGMMEVAFAKRALKDPDLRMAHNLHKMSSLLGGVLFIADDCFPSTPFLHAGWHLAAAIGVGTCNKLLK from the exons ATGAGTCACCAGACTACATTCAATCCCAGTAAAACCCTAGAGGGTGTGCATGGCATCCATGTTGTCCCTCATTCTCCATTTGCTTTGAAAGAGATCAATCAACAGGGGGACTTCTCCCAATCAACCTGTGAAAGTTCAGGCAATGGATTGAATCAGCTGCTGTTGATGCA GAGAGTATGGCAGCAAAGACCAGGATGTTTGAGGCCTATCCAGGGCTGTATTCATG GTGATCAACATCTTGCAGAAACAGTTGCCAATGTGATTACTTCTCTTCCTTTTATTGCTCTCGGTATCCAGGCTCCAAG GAAGAACTTGAATACTAAGTTGTATGCTAACTCATTAATTGGAGTTGGAGTTGCCTCAAGTTTGTATCATTCTTCAAGAGGAAAGCTGAGGAAGTATTTGAGATGGTTTGACTATACAATGATAGCCACAGCGACAGTA TGTTTGTCAAGGGCCCTACGAAATGAGAACCCAAAGTTTTTGATGGCTGCATCTGCAGCATTATTGCCTATCCAGCCTCTGATGGTCTCTGCTATTCATACAGGGATGATGGAG GTAGCATTTGCAAAAAGGGCATTAAAAGATCCAGATCTAAGGATGGCACATAATTTGCATAAGATGTCATCGTTGTTGGGGGGTGTTCTTTTCATTGCTGATGATTGCTTTCCCAGTACTCCTTTCCTTCATGCTGGCTGGCATCTTGCTGCAGCTATTGGTGTTGGCACCTGCAACAAGCTTCTTAAGTAG
- the LOC133697826 gene encoding MLP-like protein 28 gives MTLFGKMEAEVEVKVSAETLHDIFSCRPHHISNMSPAKIQNVDLHEGEWGKPGAAICWSYVHGKAVSVAKTAKEVIEAIDDEKLSTTFKVIEGDIITTEYKSFIAIVLAAPKGEGSCLAHFTFEYEKLNENVPDPQTLLQFWIHCLKDIEDHHLTQLPTAQARMIG, from the exons ATGACACTCTTCGGTAAGATGGAGGCTGAAGTAGAGGTCAAAGTTTCTGCTGAAACATTGCATGATATCTTCAGCTGCAGACCACACCACATTTCCAATATGAGCCCTGCCAAGATACAGAATGTTGATCTGCATGAAGGTGAATGGGGGAAGCCGGGCGCTGCTATCTGCTGGAGTTATGTTCATGGTAAGGCTGTGTC GGTTGCTAAGACTGCCAAGGAGGTTATTGAAGCTATAGACGATGAGAAGCTGTCAACCACCTTCAAAGTGATTGAAGGAGACATTATCACCACGGAGTACAAGAGTTTCATAGCTATCGTTCTGGCTGCTCCCAAGGGAGAGGGCAGCTGCTTGGCTCACTTTACTTTTGAATATGAGAAGCTAAATGAGAACGTTCCAGATCCTCAAACGCTGCTTCAGTTTTGGATCCATTGCCTCAAAGACATTGAGGATCATCACCTTACCCAGCTACCAACAGCACAGGCACGAATGATCGGTTAG
- the LOC133696104 gene encoding WUSCHEL-related homeobox 6 produces the protein MWMINGGDSNEPSMNDFFNPKPNTTTLCTYTTATPLTYVGLKHHLAKTSEQSRGRKLKEQAEATRSSRWNPTAEQLLALEEKYSCGVRTPTTNQIQQITSELRRFGKIEGKNVFYWFQNHKARERQKHRQVQQKHKNTDHESSNKMKESGPRKTVLGVDQTNNLAPHSKCSTDHVEGPVSVNGAAIAESGTHGWSEFEERELQQMKSISLDMHAMWQTMDLSSSTPVHRLTSTMTTIASKCSSLEEHSSLLRPTKTATHANHDGEIREVQTLQLFPLCSDDGNGANGTNNDRNVPIKTINTTFTPSQFFEFLPLKN, from the exons ATGTGGATGATAAATGGTGGTGACAGCAATGAGCCTAGCATGAACGATTTCTTCAACCCAAAGCCCAACACTACTACACTTTGCACATATACTACTGCAACTCCTCTCACCTATGTAGGACTAAAACATCATCTCG CCAAAACAAGTGAGCAAAGCAGGGGGAGAAAACTCAAAGAGCAAGCAGAAGCAACGAGAAGTTCGAGATGGAACCCAACAGCAGAACAGCTACTAGCACTAGAAGAAAAGTACAGTTGCGGAGTTCGAACTCCAACAACTAACCAAATCCAACAAATAACTTCAGAACTTCGAAGGTTTGGGAAGATTGAAGGGAAGAATGTGTTTTACTGGTTTCAAAACCACAAGGCAAGAGAAAGACAAAAACACCGTCAAGtacaacaaaaacacaaaaatactgATCATGAAAGCTCGAATAAGATGAAAGAATCAG GTCCGAGGAAGACAGTTCTTGGAGTTGATCAAACAAACAACTTGGCACCTCATTCAAAATGCAGTACTGATCATGTAGAG ggaccTGTTTCAGTGAATGGAGCAGCAATAGCAGAAAGTGGAACACATGGGTGGTCAGAATTTGAGGAGAGGGAATTACAACAGATGAAAAGTATCAGTCTTGATATGCATGCCATGTGGCAAACTATGGACTTGTCTTCCTCTACTCCCGTCCACCGCTTGACTAGCACCATGACCACAATAGCGTCAAAATGCTCAAGCCTTGAAGAGCACAGTTCGCTGTTGAGACCCACCAAGACAGCAACTCATGCAAATCATGATGGTGAAATTAGGGAAGTTCAAACTCTTCAGCTGTTTCCACTTTGTAGTGATGATGGTAATGGTGCTAATGGTACCAATAATGACAGAAATGTACCCATCAAGACCATAAATACGACCTTCACCCCAAGCCAGTTTTTTGAGTTTCTTCCTCTGAAGAACTGA